A genomic window from Methanoculleus sp. SDB includes:
- a CDS encoding transcriptional regulator (indirectly regulates nitrogen metabolism; at high nitrogen levels P-II prevents the phosphorylation of NR-I, the transcriptional activator of the glutamine synthetase gene (glnA); at low nitrogen levels P-II is uridylylated to form PII-UMP and interacts with an adenylyltransferase (GlnE) that activates GlnA) encodes MKKVEAIIRPEKLEQVKRALEKRGFFPMTVTEVRGRGAQKGICLQFRGKKIEVDLIPKVRIDMVVPDSDVTPIIEIIRAEGRTGKNGDGKIFITHVEMVAAVRTDEIIMV; translated from the coding sequence ATGAAAAAAGTCGAAGCAATCATCCGGCCGGAAAAGCTGGAACAGGTGAAGAGAGCCCTTGAAAAAAGGGGATTCTTCCCCATGACCGTCACGGAGGTTCGCGGGCGGGGCGCCCAGAAAGGGATCTGCCTTCAGTTCCGGGGAAAAAAGATAGAGGTGGATCTCATCCCGAAAGTCCGGATCGACATGGTCGTTCCCGACTCCGACGTAACTCCCATCATCGAAATCATCAGGGCAGAGGGACGCACCGGGAAGAATGGCGACGGGAAGATATTCATCACACATGTGGAGATGGTCGCCGCAGTGAGGACCGACGAGATCATTATGGTTTAG